A window of the Mucilaginibacter sp. cycad4 genome harbors these coding sequences:
- the rlmF gene encoding 23S rRNA (adenine(1618)-N(6))-methyltransferase RlmF, producing the protein MPAQESNQPEAKNNMHPRNKHREGYDFKALIKATPALRPFVRTNEYDNFTINFADPEAVKTLNKALLQHHYGISHWDIPEGFLCPPIPGRADYIHYAADLLASVNNGVVRKGRRVRVLDIGVGANLVYPIVGFKEYGWNFVGSELDLEAMASAKSIVEQNSQLKVAVELRQQSKKADIFKGIIKPGELFDLTICNPPFHASAKEAAAGSARKWDNLGLRKDKQPILNFGGQNTELWYPGGEAAFLKLMAAQSKAFEKQVLWFTTLVSKKENLRILYNALQKEGVKAVQTINMSQGQKVSRIMAWTYLTPEEQQVWNKQNLDL; encoded by the coding sequence TTGCCAGCACAAGAATCCAACCAGCCCGAGGCTAAAAACAATATGCACCCGCGTAATAAACACCGCGAGGGGTATGATTTTAAAGCATTGATAAAAGCCACACCTGCCTTGAGGCCATTTGTGCGTACCAATGAGTATGATAATTTTACCATTAATTTTGCCGATCCGGAAGCAGTGAAAACGCTTAATAAGGCATTGCTGCAACATCATTACGGTATAAGCCACTGGGATATCCCCGAAGGTTTTTTATGCCCGCCTATACCGGGCCGTGCCGATTATATCCACTACGCGGCCGATCTGCTTGCTTCTGTTAATAACGGTGTTGTACGTAAAGGCAGGAGAGTACGTGTGCTTGATATTGGGGTAGGTGCTAACCTGGTTTATCCTATAGTAGGTTTCAAAGAATATGGCTGGAACTTTGTTGGTTCCGAGCTCGACCTGGAGGCTATGGCATCGGCAAAAAGTATTGTTGAACAAAACAGCCAGTTAAAGGTTGCTGTTGAATTGAGGCAGCAAAGCAAAAAGGCAGATATATTTAAAGGGATCATTAAACCCGGCGAGTTATTTGATCTTACCATTTGTAACCCGCCATTTCACGCTTCGGCAAAAGAGGCTGCTGCCGGTTCGGCCCGTAAATGGGATAACCTGGGTTTACGAAAGGATAAACAACCTATACTTAATTTTGGCGGCCAAAATACCGAATTGTGGTATCCCGGCGGCGAAGCCGCATTCCTGAAACTGATGGCTGCGCAGAGCAAGGCTTTTGAAAAACAGGTTTTATGGTTTACCACGCTGGTTTCAAAAAAAGAAAATCTCAGGATCTTATATAATGCCCTTCAAAAAGAAGGCGTAAAAGCTGTGCAAACCATCAATATGTCGCAAGGCCAAAAGGTAAGCCGAATTATGGCCTGGACTTACTTAACGCCGGAGGAACAGCAAGTTTGGAATAAACAGAACCTTGATTTATAG
- a CDS encoding DUF5009 domain-containing protein: MATTANQASAKQADDINAARTRLFSLDALRGFDMFWIMGGEEIFHGMAKATGSPFWGAIANQFTHPDWNGFHLYDLIFPLFLFMAGVSTPFSVGRELEKGKTRRQLLLRVIKRAFILVLLGLVVNNGLKIMPVSEIRFPSVLGRIGIAYMFANIIYLYSTERWQMFWFGFFIIGYWLLLKFTSAPGFPMGDLTMKGNFASYVDRSILPGRLYLGIHDPEGLFSTIPAISTGILGILTGLLLKKGGITQMRKVATMAVVGVIFLILAQIWNLDFPINKNLWTSSFVLHVGGLSLLLMALFYYVIDVKGYQKWAFYFRVIGMNSILIYISGHFIKWSYTTEGFFGWIAQLVGDPYNIVAMAICFVMVKWVFLYYLYTKKTFLRV; this comes from the coding sequence ATGGCTACCACAGCAAACCAGGCAAGTGCTAAACAGGCCGACGACATTAACGCGGCCCGCACCCGTTTATTTTCGTTGGATGCCCTCCGGGGATTTGATATGTTTTGGATCATGGGCGGCGAAGAGATCTTCCACGGCATGGCCAAAGCTACCGGCTCACCTTTCTGGGGCGCTATTGCCAACCAGTTCACCCATCCCGACTGGAATGGTTTTCACCTGTATGACCTTATTTTCCCGCTGTTCCTGTTTATGGCAGGCGTATCAACTCCATTTTCAGTTGGGCGCGAACTGGAAAAGGGCAAAACACGTCGGCAATTACTGCTCCGTGTTATAAAACGGGCTTTTATTTTAGTATTGCTCGGCCTGGTAGTAAACAACGGATTAAAAATTATGCCTGTTTCAGAAATCCGCTTCCCCAGCGTATTGGGCCGTATCGGTATCGCTTATATGTTTGCCAACATCATTTACCTGTACAGTACCGAGCGCTGGCAGATGTTTTGGTTCGGCTTTTTCATCATCGGCTACTGGCTGCTGCTTAAGTTTACTTCGGCCCCGGGCTTCCCTATGGGCGACCTGACCATGAAAGGCAACTTTGCTTCATATGTTGACCGCAGCATACTACCGGGCAGATTGTATTTGGGCATCCACGATCCTGAGGGACTTTTTTCAACCATTCCGGCTATCAGCACCGGCATATTAGGCATCCTTACCGGCCTGCTGCTTAAAAAAGGCGGTATTACCCAAATGCGCAAAGTAGCTACCATGGCTGTTGTGGGTGTGATCTTCCTTATTCTCGCCCAGATCTGGAACCTTGATTTCCCGATCAATAAAAACCTATGGACAAGCTCATTTGTGCTCCATGTAGGCGGTTTAAGTTTATTGCTGATGGCCTTATTTTATTATGTCATTGATGTAAAAGGCTATCAGAAATGGGCATTTTATTTCAGGGTGATAGGCATGAACTCCATCCTGATTTATATTTCGGGCCACTTTATTAAATGGAGTTATACTACCGAAGGCTTTTTTGGATGGATAGCCCAGTTAGTTGGCGATCCATATAACATTGTGGCGATGGCTATTTGCTTTGTGATGGTAAAATGGGTGTTTTTGTATTATTTGTATACAAAGAAAACATTTTTGAGAGTATAA
- a CDS encoding pseudouridine synthase, whose translation MLEIIYRDEHLIAINKPHGLLVHRSAIAADASEFALQLLRDQIGMKVNPVHRIDRKTGGILLFAFNKEVEIAMQKAFMENQVSKKYLAIVRGHTPDAEDIDYPLRKENGTLQNAFTNYTTLKRAELDIAFGKHPTSRYSLLEAVPTTGRMHQIRKHLSHIFHPIIGDRTHGCNKQNKLFLEQWEMTTMLLHASQLTFKHPVTGGEVTIKAALQPEFTRVMAIMGW comes from the coding sequence ATGTTAGAGATCATATACCGCGACGAGCACCTGATTGCCATCAACAAGCCTCATGGATTGCTGGTACACCGGTCGGCCATAGCAGCCGATGCTTCAGAGTTTGCCCTGCAATTGCTCCGCGATCAAATTGGCATGAAAGTTAACCCAGTTCACCGTATCGACCGTAAAACCGGGGGGATCCTGCTTTTTGCTTTTAATAAAGAGGTAGAGATTGCCATGCAAAAAGCGTTTATGGAAAACCAGGTGAGCAAGAAATACCTGGCCATAGTAAGAGGCCACACGCCTGATGCAGAAGATATAGATTATCCGCTGCGTAAGGAGAACGGGACTTTGCAGAACGCATTTACCAATTACACTACCCTTAAAAGAGCCGAACTTGATATCGCCTTTGGTAAACACCCTACCTCAAGGTATTCATTGCTCGAGGCTGTGCCCACAACCGGGCGTATGCACCAAATACGCAAGCACCTGAGCCATATTTTTCACCCCATTATTGGCGACCGCACCCATGGCTGCAACAAACAGAATAAGCTTTTTTTAGAGCAATGGGAAATGACAACCATGCTGCTGCATGCCTCGCAGTTAACTTTTAAACACCCTGTAACCGGCGGGGAAGTAACAATCAAAGCTGCGTTGCAACCCGAATTTACCCGGGTTATGGCAATCATGGGCTGGTAG
- a CDS encoding DEAD/DEAH box helicase — translation MIDQALSNLGITALNPMQLAALSAAKKGDVILLSPTGSGKTLGFLLPLLNLLDAGITTVQVMILVPSRELALQIEQVWKSMGTGFKINCCYGGHAVKIERNNLSHPPAVLVGTPGRIAFHLREENFSTDTVRTLILDEFDKALEFGFQEDMTYIIRQLPAVKKRILTSATKMNEIPDFTGIVKPVEVNFLSNVTSAPDIKQKAVISEAADKLDALFALICKIGNKATLVFCNHREAVDRISELLWYKGLEHDVFHGGMEQDDRERALLKFRNGSHRLLITTDLASRGLDIPEIEYVVHYQLPHNEEAFLHRNGRTARMNAKGTSYLMLTPDEKLPYLKQLPEIEELPEKLIFPPASPWVTLYIAAGKKDKVNKVDIVGLLLKKGGLAKEDLGLIEVLDYSSYAAIKRDKIEGVVKQVKAEKIKGKKVKMEISR, via the coding sequence ATGATTGATCAGGCATTGAGTAACCTCGGCATAACTGCCCTTAATCCGATGCAGCTTGCCGCGCTTAGTGCCGCTAAAAAAGGCGATGTGATCCTTTTATCACCTACAGGTTCGGGGAAAACGCTTGGTTTTTTACTGCCTTTGCTTAACCTGCTCGATGCCGGTATAACTACAGTACAAGTAATGATCCTGGTACCATCGCGTGAGCTTGCCCTGCAAATTGAGCAGGTTTGGAAATCTATGGGTACTGGATTTAAGATCAATTGCTGTTATGGCGGCCATGCCGTAAAAATTGAACGCAATAATCTTTCGCATCCGCCTGCAGTTTTGGTTGGTACGCCAGGCCGGATCGCCTTTCACCTGCGCGAAGAAAATTTTAGTACTGATACTGTACGTACGCTCATTCTTGATGAGTTTGATAAGGCGCTTGAGTTCGGTTTCCAGGAAGATATGACTTATATCATCAGGCAACTGCCCGCAGTTAAAAAGCGGATATTGACTTCGGCCACAAAAATGAATGAGATCCCGGATTTCACAGGTATTGTTAAACCTGTTGAGGTGAACTTTTTAAGTAATGTTACTTCGGCACCTGATATTAAACAGAAGGCGGTGATATCCGAAGCTGCCGATAAGCTTGATGCGCTGTTTGCCCTGATCTGTAAAATAGGAAACAAAGCAACCCTGGTGTTTTGTAACCACCGTGAAGCGGTTGACAGGATTAGCGAGTTACTTTGGTATAAAGGGCTGGAACATGATGTTTTTCACGGAGGGATGGAGCAGGACGACCGTGAACGGGCCCTGTTAAAATTCAGGAACGGAAGCCACAGGTTGCTGATCACCACCGATCTGGCTTCGCGCGGGCTGGATATCCCTGAGATAGAATATGTGGTGCATTACCAGCTGCCGCATAATGAGGAGGCTTTTTTACACCGTAACGGCCGCACGGCGCGCATGAATGCCAAAGGCACATCATACCTGATGTTAACGCCAGATGAAAAGTTGCCATACCTAAAGCAATTGCCCGAGATTGAGGAATTGCCCGAAAAGCTGATCTTTCCACCAGCATCGCCATGGGTTACTTTGTACATAGCCGCCGGCAAAAAGGATAAGGTTAATAAAGTGGATATTGTAGGCCTGCTGCTAAAAAAAGGCGGCCTGGCAAAGGAGGACCTTGGTTTGATAGAAGTGCTTGACTACTCATCCTACGCTGCCATTAAACGCGATAAGATAGAAGGCGTAGTAAAACAGGTAAAGGCCGAAAAAATTAAAGGCAAAAAGGTGAAGATGGAAATTTCGAGGTAA
- a CDS encoding DUF1456 family protein, which yields MSNNDIMKKLRVAMKFTDDDIIKVLELVNFRITKAEIGAIFRADDHPNFKPCGDQILRNFLNGLIIYKRGPREPKPKAE from the coding sequence ATGAGTAATAACGATATCATGAAAAAGCTGCGGGTGGCTATGAAATTTACTGATGATGATATCATCAAGGTTTTAGAGCTTGTCAACTTCAGGATTACCAAAGCCGAGATTGGCGCTATATTCCGTGCTGATGATCACCCCAACTTTAAACCCTGCGGCGATCAGATCCTGCGTAATTTTCTGAACGGCCTGATTATCTACAAACGCGGCCCAAGGGAGCCAAAACCGAAAGCAGAATAA
- a CDS encoding CAP domain-containing protein, translating into MKKLIVLFAALFWFANAYSQSSKQFRTEFLNSINATRQKGCNCGSKYFPPAPPLTWNNDLEDAAIGHAKDMARKSYFSHDSKDGRSMEDRIVYAGYKFKGFKSFAIGENIAQGQQSIAEVMAGWFKSEGHCRNLMNPDFKEVGVAEYKTYWVQDFGGRTSFSAQQQKLIKSGRYRLIQEKPVEGH; encoded by the coding sequence ATGAAAAAATTGATAGTATTATTTGCTGCATTGTTTTGGTTTGCGAATGCCTACAGCCAAAGCAGCAAACAATTCAGGACCGAGTTTTTAAACAGCATTAACGCTACCCGGCAAAAGGGCTGCAATTGCGGCAGCAAATATTTCCCACCGGCCCCTCCCCTCACCTGGAATAATGATTTGGAAGACGCAGCCATAGGCCACGCTAAAGACATGGCCCGCAAAAGCTATTTTAGTCACGATAGTAAAGACGGGCGCAGCATGGAAGACCGTATTGTTTACGCCGGTTATAAATTTAAAGGGTTCAAAAGTTTTGCCATAGGCGAAAACATTGCACAGGGCCAGCAAAGCATTGCAGAAGTGATGGCCGGCTGGTTTAAAAGCGAGGGCCATTGCCGTAATCTCATGAACCCCGATTTTAAAGAAGTCGGTGTGGCTGAATATAAAACCTACTGGGTACAGGATTTTGGGGGCAGAACATCATTTTCGGCTCAGCAACAAAAGTTGATTAAATCAGGGAGATACAGGCTAATACAGGAAAAGCCTGTGGAAGGGCATTGA
- a CDS encoding phosphatase PAP2 family protein produces MTNANTGVTVNVRSIIIVSLLSIAYLAFSTFLIGYKPDELTLVVIFNVLFYASAITRKFILGFTIFIVYWIIFDYMKAFPNYNYNPVHIAELYNAEKHLFGIHFNGKLLTPNEYWLANSNTFIDVLSGLFYLCWIPVPLGFAAYLFFKNKKQFLNFSLTFVLVNILGFIVYYTYPAAPPWFVQYHGFHFIPLTMGNTAGLARFDAYFHAGVFKGIYTKGSNVFAAMPSLHSSYPVIVLYYGLKNKLGLANIFFAVVTVGIWFTAVYASHHYVLDVLAGITCAALGITLYNVLLKQFAGLRLALNKYERVIS; encoded by the coding sequence ATGACCAATGCCAATACTGGCGTAACGGTAAATGTCCGCTCGATAATTATTGTTTCGCTGCTTTCCATTGCTTACCTGGCGTTTTCAACTTTCCTTATTGGTTATAAACCGGATGAGCTTACGCTGGTAGTTATTTTCAATGTGCTGTTTTATGCATCAGCAATAACCCGCAAGTTTATATTGGGCTTCACTATTTTCATAGTGTACTGGATCATTTTTGATTACATGAAAGCCTTCCCCAATTACAATTACAACCCGGTACATATTGCCGAGCTTTACAATGCCGAAAAACACCTGTTCGGCATCCATTTTAACGGGAAACTGCTTACGCCTAACGAATACTGGCTGGCCAACAGTAACACTTTTATTGATGTGTTATCGGGCTTGTTCTACCTGTGCTGGATCCCTGTGCCGCTGGGCTTTGCCGCTTACCTGTTCTTCAAAAACAAAAAGCAGTTCCTTAATTTTTCGTTAACGTTTGTCCTGGTGAATATCCTGGGTTTTATAGTTTACTACACCTATCCTGCCGCACCGCCATGGTTTGTTCAATATCACGGGTTTCATTTTATTCCGTTAACTATGGGTAACACTGCCGGGCTGGCCAGGTTTGATGCCTATTTTCATGCCGGGGTTTTTAAAGGTATTTATACCAAAGGTTCAAACGTGTTTGCTGCCATGCCTTCGCTGCATTCGTCATACCCGGTTATAGTGCTTTACTATGGCTTAAAAAACAAGCTGGGACTTGCTAATATCTTTTTTGCAGTGGTAACCGTTGGTATCTGGTTTACGGCTGTTTATGCAAGCCACCATTACGTGCTTGACGTATTGGCCGGCATCACTTGTGCAGCATTAGGCATTACCTTATACAATGTACTGTTAAAGCAATTTGCAGGCTTACGATTAGCTCTGAATAAATACGAACGGGTGATCTCTTAA
- a CDS encoding sterol desaturase family protein translates to MKKKYISNSQESVRMFKSDFLEGLSKVHYTVPLYIFVPVIGYCSYKFFDLGFDVLTYLGLFIFGLFIWTITEYIMHRFVFHYQPSEKLEWAQRLHFIMHGVHHDYPSDAKRLVLPPSLSIPLATGFFFLFKWILPVNYIWGFFPGFILGYLFYDISHYAMHHFNFKSGLFKKIKQHHMLHHYQDPEKGYGVSSPFWDKIFRSDFLKK, encoded by the coding sequence ATGAAAAAGAAATATATATCCAACTCGCAGGAATCTGTGCGAATGTTCAAGAGCGACTTTTTGGAAGGTTTATCAAAGGTACATTACACTGTTCCTTTGTATATTTTTGTACCTGTTATTGGATATTGCAGCTATAAATTTTTCGATTTAGGATTTGATGTGTTAACCTATCTCGGCCTGTTTATTTTCGGGCTTTTCATTTGGACTATCACCGAATACATCATGCACCGTTTTGTATTTCATTACCAGCCAAGTGAAAAACTGGAATGGGCACAACGCCTGCATTTCATTATGCACGGTGTACACCATGATTACCCGAGCGATGCCAAGCGCCTGGTATTGCCCCCTTCATTAAGCATTCCGCTGGCTACGGGCTTTTTCTTTTTGTTTAAATGGATATTGCCTGTAAACTACATTTGGGGCTTTTTTCCGGGCTTTATTTTAGGGTACCTGTTTTATGACATATCACACTATGCCATGCACCACTTTAATTTTAAAAGCGGGCTGTTCAAAAAAATAAAACAACACCATATGCTGCACCACTACCAGGATCCTGAAAAAGGTTATGGTGTGAGTTCACCTTTCTGGGATAAAATTTTCCGTTCAGATTTCTTAAAAAAGTAG
- a CDS encoding CDP-alcohol phosphatidyltransferase family protein, whose amino-acid sequence MEQQTTTLRRSFRTSLQLGIYKVIDPFVKILIKIGLTPNAVTTIGFVLNVGVAGIFILGAEEGNRGDLSYVGWAGGLILFAGLFDMLDGQVARLGNMKSTFGALYDSVLDRYSELIMFLGICYYLVAHHYFLSSIAAFIALIGSMMVSYVRARAEGLGVEIKGGLMQRPERVVTIGLCAALSGIVAQYIGGNYKLFIPGIKFHVFETISIFTIPLVILAVLTNITAFNRLRDAKKALTKLEEGEE is encoded by the coding sequence ATGGAACAGCAAACAACAACACTTAGGAGATCTTTCAGAACCAGCCTGCAATTAGGCATTTATAAGGTTATTGATCCGTTTGTGAAGATCCTTATAAAAATAGGCTTAACCCCCAACGCCGTTACCACTATCGGTTTTGTACTTAATGTAGGCGTTGCGGGCATATTTATTTTAGGTGCAGAAGAAGGCAACCGCGGCGACCTGAGCTATGTTGGCTGGGCCGGCGGCCTGATCCTTTTTGCTGGTTTATTTGATATGCTTGATGGCCAGGTAGCCCGCTTAGGCAATATGAAATCAACCTTTGGCGCTTTGTACGATTCGGTACTTGACCGCTACAGCGAATTGATCATGTTCCTGGGAATTTGCTATTACCTGGTGGCACATCACTACTTCCTGAGCTCGATAGCTGCATTTATAGCGCTGATAGGCTCAATGATGGTTAGCTACGTACGTGCCCGTGCCGAAGGTTTAGGAGTTGAAATTAAAGGGGGTTTAATGCAAAGGCCAGAGCGTGTAGTAACCATAGGCCTATGCGCAGCACTTTCGGGTATAGTAGCCCAGTATATTGGCGGTAACTATAAATTGTTTATCCCCGGCATCAAATTTCATGTATTTGAAACTATATCGATATTTACAATCCCGCTGGTAATACTTGCTGTACTAACTAATATCACCGCATTTAACAGGCTCAGAGATGCTAAAAAAGCGTTAACGAAACTGGAGGAAGGGGAAGAATAG
- a CDS encoding DUF5686 family protein: MDCKKFYKSLFFLILFFSASALYAQQTVITGTVTDAGNKQTLPSVSISFTGSTTGTTTDVNGKFRLATNNQQYKQIKISFLGYKDAFLAVVPGKEQVINVRMFPASQQLNEVVVKSGKKPKYRNKDNPAVELIRKVIENKEKNRPEAYNYVEYKEYDKMMFALSNVSAQFSDRKFFRKYKFILDNRDSSLIPGKSLLPIYLDEKLQQVYYRKNPEKTREDITGQKSVNYGAGIDNEGLTQYFKHLYNKVDIYTNNVFLITSQFLSPISDNSPNYYKYFITDTVVDAHNNKLVKLDFTPRNTTDVLFEGSIYITLDGNYAVQKCDLTINKHININFIRSMTVNLEFQQNPDGRYHLSKSTTIADFGASKKDAKSGLFGIRAITYSNYVVNKPRPDTTYQGSQYAELSDEVKHRPESFWQENRPDTLTLAESKVYKNIDSLRNMPSFKRTVDIATLLLAGYKGFGKFELGPANTFYSFNPVEGFRLRVGGRTTPELSKRYYFETYAAYGFKDERWKYFLSATYSLNDKSIYRFPQNYIRASFQRDTKIPGASLQFVQEDNFLLSFKRGVNDKFLYNDFYRFDYLHELESHLSFAAGFKKWTQEPAGSLYFDNTINDLPNSVHHLTTTELTGSIRWAPHEQFYQGKIYRIPIPNKYPAFELDYAQGIKGLFAGEYNYQKLDFRADKRFYFSQLGYADINVSAGKIFGSVPYPLLTIHRANQTYAYDIDSYNLMNFLEFVSDKYASFRIDQHFSGFFFNKIPLLKKLKWRETASLKVLYGGLSDQNNPSIHPSLYQLPVGTDGVPITYTLGKTPYVEGSVGIENIFKFIRIDFVRRFNYLDQPNVAQWGLRTRVKFDF; the protein is encoded by the coding sequence ATGGATTGTAAAAAATTTTATAAAAGCTTATTTTTCTTAATACTGTTCTTTTCTGCTTCGGCATTATATGCACAGCAAACGGTAATAACGGGTACCGTTACCGATGCAGGTAACAAACAAACCCTGCCTTCTGTTAGTATTTCTTTTACAGGCAGCACTACCGGTACCACCACAGATGTTAACGGTAAATTTCGCCTGGCCACAAACAATCAGCAATATAAACAAATCAAAATTTCGTTTTTAGGTTATAAAGATGCCTTTTTAGCTGTTGTTCCCGGTAAAGAGCAGGTTATAAATGTGAGGATGTTCCCGGCTTCGCAACAACTTAACGAAGTTGTGGTAAAATCGGGAAAAAAACCTAAATACCGTAACAAAGATAACCCAGCCGTTGAGCTGATCCGTAAGGTTATCGAAAACAAAGAAAAGAACCGTCCCGAAGCATATAACTACGTAGAGTACAAGGAATACGATAAAATGATGTTTGCGCTGAGCAATGTATCGGCCCAGTTTTCGGACAGGAAGTTTTTCCGCAAGTATAAGTTCATTTTAGATAACCGCGATAGCTCATTGATACCGGGTAAATCACTGCTGCCTATTTACCTTGATGAAAAACTGCAGCAGGTTTATTACCGTAAAAACCCCGAAAAAACGAGGGAAGATATAACCGGCCAAAAAAGCGTTAACTACGGTGCGGGTATCGATAATGAAGGCCTTACCCAATATTTCAAGCACCTATACAACAAGGTTGATATTTATACCAACAACGTATTTTTGATAACCAGCCAGTTTCTTAGCCCTATATCTGATAACTCGCCAAATTATTATAAATACTTTATTACCGATACCGTTGTTGATGCACATAATAACAAGCTGGTGAAGCTTGACTTTACCCCCCGCAATACAACCGACGTACTTTTTGAAGGTAGTATCTACATTACGCTTGATGGTAACTACGCTGTACAAAAGTGCGACCTGACCATCAATAAACATATCAATATCAACTTCATCAGGTCGATGACCGTTAACCTGGAGTTTCAGCAAAACCCTGATGGCCGCTATCACCTGAGCAAAAGTACCACCATTGCAGATTTTGGCGCATCCAAAAAAGATGCAAAGAGCGGTTTATTTGGTATCCGTGCCATAACCTACAGCAATTACGTTGTTAATAAGCCCCGGCCCGATACAACTTACCAGGGATCTCAATATGCCGAATTAAGCGATGAAGTGAAACACCGCCCCGAATCGTTCTGGCAGGAAAACAGACCAGATACTTTAACGCTTGCAGAATCAAAAGTTTATAAAAACATCGACAGCCTGCGTAACATGCCTTCGTTTAAACGTACGGTTGATATAGCAACCCTCCTGCTTGCAGGTTACAAAGGCTTTGGTAAATTTGAGTTAGGCCCCGCCAATACATTTTACAGCTTTAACCCGGTTGAAGGTTTCCGTTTACGTGTAGGCGGTCGTACCACGCCCGAATTAAGCAAACGTTATTATTTTGAAACTTATGCAGCTTATGGATTTAAAGATGAGCGCTGGAAGTACTTTTTAAGTGCAACGTATTCGCTTAACGATAAATCTATCTATCGTTTCCCTCAAAATTATATCAGGGCAAGTTTTCAGCGTGATACCAAGATCCCTGGTGCAAGCCTGCAGTTTGTACAGGAGGATAACTTTCTTTTGTCATTTAAGCGCGGCGTGAACGATAAGTTCCTGTATAACGATTTTTACAGGTTTGATTATTTACACGAACTGGAAAGCCATCTTTCGTTTGCAGCAGGCTTCAAAAAATGGACACAGGAGCCGGCAGGGTCATTATATTTTGATAATACCATTAATGATCTGCCAAACTCGGTTCATCACTTAACTACCACCGAGCTTACCGGAAGCATCCGCTGGGCACCTCATGAGCAGTTTTACCAGGGCAAGATCTACCGGATCCCTATCCCTAACAAATACCCGGCCTTCGAACTTGATTACGCGCAAGGTATTAAAGGCTTATTTGCCGGCGAATACAACTATCAAAAACTTGATTTCCGTGCCGATAAGCGCTTCTACTTTTCGCAGTTAGGTTATGCAGATATCAACGTTTCGGCGGGTAAAATATTCGGTTCGGTACCGTACCCTTTGTTAACCATACACAGGGCCAACCAAACTTATGCATATGATATCGATTCATACAACTTAATGAACTTTTTGGAGTTTGTAAGTGATAAATATGCCAGCTTCAGGATAGACCAGCACTTCAGCGGTTTCTTCTTTAATAAAATACCTTTATTAAAGAAACTGAAATGGCGCGAAACCGCATCTTTAAAAGTATTATACGGCGGCCTGTCCGATCAAAACAATCCGTCAATACATCCGTCATTATATCAATTGCCGGTTGGCACCGATGGTGTGCCGATCACTTATACATTGGGCAAAACACCTTATGTTGAGGGTAGTGTTGGTATTGAAAATATATTTAAATTTATACGCATAGATTTTGTGAGGCGCTTTAACTACCTTGACCAGCCAAACGTTGCCCAATGGGGGCTGCGCACCAGGGTTAAATTCGACTTCTAA